The Sinomonas sp. P10A9 genome includes a window with the following:
- a CDS encoding zinc-binding dehydrogenase, with translation MTGAARENLGVVAHAAGDLRIGPVPEPVPADDEAVVEVAFGGVCGSDLHYWKHGAAGASILREPMILGHEVSGRVIRAAADGTGPTAGTRVAAHPLTPRGDGRTPYPADRPNLAPASTYLGSAMHRPHTQGAFARRVALPARMLHGVPKGLSLETAALAEPATVAWHGLERAGDVRGKRVAVIGAGPIGQLVIAAAHHHGAAEVVATDLFEVPLGIARQQGARTLDARDDEAIEALHADVVVESSGTVPGLAAAVSAAARGGTVVMLGLQRAGGVEAPMATAITRELTLAGSFRFAGEFGDVLAALGDGTLRTEGIVTHVVPVEDALRGFETAADASVSSKVLISF, from the coding sequence ATGACGGGTGCTGCGCGGGAGAACCTCGGCGTCGTCGCCCACGCGGCGGGCGACCTGCGGATCGGGCCCGTGCCGGAGCCCGTGCCCGCAGACGACGAGGCCGTCGTGGAGGTCGCCTTCGGCGGCGTGTGCGGCTCCGACCTGCACTACTGGAAGCACGGGGCGGCCGGGGCCTCCATCCTCCGAGAGCCCATGATCCTCGGGCACGAGGTCTCGGGGCGCGTGATCCGGGCCGCGGCCGACGGCACCGGCCCCACGGCGGGGACCCGCGTGGCGGCCCATCCGCTCACCCCGCGCGGCGACGGCAGGACCCCGTATCCGGCCGACCGGCCAAACCTCGCGCCCGCGTCCACCTATCTGGGCTCGGCCATGCACCGCCCCCACACGCAAGGCGCGTTCGCCCGCCGGGTGGCCCTTCCAGCCCGCATGCTCCACGGCGTGCCCAAGGGCCTCTCGCTCGAGACCGCGGCGCTCGCCGAACCGGCCACCGTCGCGTGGCACGGCCTCGAGCGCGCCGGCGACGTGCGGGGCAAGCGCGTGGCGGTGATCGGCGCGGGGCCCATCGGCCAGCTCGTCATTGCGGCCGCCCACCACCACGGGGCCGCCGAAGTCGTCGCGACGGACCTCTTCGAGGTCCCGCTGGGTATAGCCCGCCAACAGGGCGCGCGGACCCTGGACGCGCGCGACGACGAGGCCATCGAGGCGCTCCACGCCGACGTCGTCGTCGAATCGAGCGGGACGGTGCCCGGGCTCGCGGCGGCAGTCTCGGCCGCGGCCCGCGGGGGCACCGTCGTCATGCTGGGCCTGCAGCGCGCCGGTGGCGTCGAGGCACCCATGGCGACGGCCATCACACGGGAACTCACCCTCGCGGGCTCGTTCCGTTTCGCGGGGGAGTTCGGCGACGTCCTGGCCGCGCTGGGCGACGGCACCCTCAGGACCGAGGGGATCGTGACGCACGTGGTGCCTGTGGAGGACGCGCTCCGGGGTTTCGAGACCGCCGCCGACGCCTCGGTCTCTTCCAAGGTCCTCATCTCGTTCTGA
- a CDS encoding SDR family oxidoreductase codes for MRAPTGIAAFGLEGKSALVTGSSQGIGRALVEGLAAAGASVVVHGRDAGKAARAAAEVADATGSQARSVTFDVTDPAAVDAGIAALEAEVGVLDVLVNNAGIQRRAPIGEFSDEDWDVLMATNVSSAFYLARRVSRGMVERGSGKIIQIGSVQSQLARPSIAPYSATKGAIVMLTKGLCADLAPHGIQANAIAPGYFATELTQALVADEDFSDWVRQRTPAARWGDTRDLVGALVFLASSASDFVNGQTLFVDGGMTAVV; via the coding sequence GGCCTCGAAGGGAAGTCCGCGCTCGTCACGGGGTCCAGCCAGGGCATCGGGCGCGCACTCGTGGAGGGGCTCGCCGCGGCGGGAGCCAGCGTCGTCGTGCACGGCCGGGACGCAGGGAAGGCGGCCCGCGCCGCGGCCGAAGTTGCCGACGCGACCGGCTCACAAGCACGCAGCGTGACGTTCGACGTCACCGACCCGGCCGCCGTCGACGCCGGAATCGCCGCGCTCGAAGCGGAGGTCGGCGTGCTCGACGTACTGGTCAACAACGCCGGCATCCAGCGGCGCGCGCCGATCGGCGAGTTCAGCGACGAGGACTGGGACGTCCTCATGGCCACCAACGTCTCGAGCGCGTTCTACCTGGCACGCCGTGTGAGCCGCGGCATGGTCGAGCGGGGGAGCGGGAAGATCATCCAGATCGGCAGCGTGCAGAGCCAGCTCGCACGGCCCTCCATCGCGCCGTACTCGGCGACGAAGGGCGCCATCGTCATGCTGACGAAGGGACTGTGCGCAGACCTCGCCCCCCATGGCATCCAGGCCAATGCGATCGCTCCCGGCTACTTCGCCACCGAGCTGACCCAGGCGCTCGTGGCCGACGAGGACTTCTCCGACTGGGTGCGCCAGCGCACCCCCGCGGCGCGCTGGGGAGACACCCGCGACCTGGTCGGCGCGCTCGTGTTCCTCGCAAGCTCCGCAAGCGACTTCGTCAACGGACAGACGCTGTTCGTCGACGGCGGCATGACGGCGGTCGTCTGA